Genomic window (Blattabacterium cuenoti):
ATTTATTTTACAAGAAGATTATAAACAAGCTTTTTATAAAAATCCTATTCACAGAAATGAATACGATAAAGCTGTCATAAATCTTAGTGAACGTGTAGGAATAATGCATGAAATTTTTCAAGGAAGATATATCCGTATTTTTCCTATTCCTCATGATATAAATCATACTTGGTCTAGTTGGATTTCAGATTCAAATAAATTGAACCTTTTAGGTTTCTCTATGTTTAACAATTATCTTAAATCTTTATTATTTTCTCAAAATGAAAAAAATTGGAGTATTGCGGATAATGAAATTCAAAAAATACGATTATATCAACTTAAGTATGCAAAATCTATTTTACCTTCTGAAAATAAAATATCTATAGAAATTCTTTATAATAAATTAAATATATTTTATATTTTATCTTTTTTGTATATTTTTTTTGGAATCATAATTATTATTAATTCTTTTTTAACAATTTTTTTCAAAAAAACATACATGTTTTTTTTTTCTAAAATATTTATTAACATTTTATTTTTTCTATTTATTTTAAATTTATTGGGTTTAATTTCTAGATGGTATATTTCTGGACATGCCCCATGGACTAATGGATATGAATCCGCTATTTTCATTAGTTGGGTATTAATAGGGATAGGTTTTTTATTTTATAAAAATCAATTTGTTTCAGGAATTACAGCTTTAGTTTCGTCTATTTTACTAATGATTGCACATGGAAATGCTATGGATCCAGAAATAACTAATTTAGTTCCCGTTTTAAAATCTCATTGGTTGATTATTCATGTTGCAACAATAACATCTAGTTATGGTTTTTTTTTCACAGGAGCATTTTTGGGTTTTTTAGTATTACTTTTTTTTATATTAAAGGTATGTTTTCAGAATCATAGTGGGATCATTCATCGTCATATTGAAAAATTGACCATTATTAATGAGATATGTTTGACTATAGGCCTTTTTTTATTAACTATCGGAACTTTTTTAGGTTCTGTTTGGGCTAATAATAGTTGGGGGCGTTATTGGAGTTGGGATCCTAAGGAAACTTGGGCTTTGATTAGCATAATGATTTATGCTTTTGTATTACATATTCGTTTAATTCCATATTTTAGAAGCATATTTATTTTTAACTTTTCCAGTATATTATCAATTAGTTCTATTTTAATGACTTATTTTGGAGTAAATTATTATTTGTCAGGATTGCATTCTTATGCAAAAGGGGATCCTATTTCTGTTCCTTATTGGATATATTATAGTTTATTAATTTTGTTAATTGTATCTATTTTATCTTATTATTCATTCAAATTTTATAAAATAAAAAATACATAAATATAACCAGTGAATTTTTATTCGTATTTTTTTAAAAAATATTTAAAAAAAAAACAAAGTACTTTGTTTAGAGATGCATTTGGAAATTTGCATTTTATAAAACGTTTTTTAATTTTTACTTTTGGTTGTATCTCTTATAATCGTTATAATGGATTCAATAAACTACATTTAGAAGGGACTGAATATATAAAAGATTTACCTGATAAAAAAGTTCTTTTTGTATCGAATCATCAAACTTATTTTGCAGATGTTTTTGCTATGTTTCATGTATTTTATAGCGTTAAAAATGGTTTCGTAAATAGTATTAAAAATCCTATTTATCTTTTAAATCCTAAAGTTAATTTATATTATGTAGCAGCCAAAGAAACTATGAATCAAGGGTTTTTAACAAAGCTATTTACTTATTCAGGAGGGATTACTGTAAAAAGAACTTGGAGAGAAAAAAAAAAACGAATTAATCATTCTGTCGATATCATATCTGATATGACTCGTATGGGAATTGCACTTAATGATGGTTGGTTAATTACTTTTCCACAAGGAACAACTCAAGCATTTGCTCCTGGACGAAGAGGAATAGTTCACGTAATAAGAAAATACTGTCCTATTGTTGTTCCCATTGTGATTGATGGATTTCAAAAGGCATATGATAAAAAAGGAATTCGGATCAGAAACAAAGGAGTTTTACAAAAAATGAAATTTAAAAAACCTATTCAATTAGATTTTAAAAAAGAGACAACAGATTCTATTATGGAAAAAATAATGGATTCCATAGAACAATCTCAAAAATATAAAAAGGAAAATTTATAAATGTTAAAGAATAATGAAATATAAATTGATAAAAGACACTTTTCTCAGTTTTTTTAAAAAAAAGAAACATAAAATTATTCCTTCTTACCCTATTTATTTAAGGAATGATCCCTCTCTTTTTTTTGTTAATGCCGGTATGAATCCTTTTAAAGACTATTTTTTAGGACATGTAAAACCTAAATATACGAGAGTTGCGAATATTCAAAAATGTCTTAGAATTACTGGAAAACATAATGATTTAGAAAATGTAGGACATGACAATTATCATCACACTATGTTCGAGATGTTAGGAAATTGGTCTTTTGGAGATTATTCAAGAAAAGAAACTATAGAATGGGCTTGGGAATTATTAATTAAAGTATATAATATTCCTAATCAAAATATTTATGTATCTATTTTTATTGGAGATAAAAAAGATAAATTATATATGGATAAAGAATCTTTTAAATATTGGAAAACTTTAATTAATGAAAATCATATTCTTTTTTTTGGTAAAAAAGAAAATTTCTGGGAAATGGGATTAACAGGGCCTTGTGGTCCTTGTTCTGAGATTCATATAGATTTACGAAATGAAAAAGAAAAAAAAATATTGCCTGGAAGATGTCTTATTAATAAAAAACACCCTCAAGTAATAGAGATTTGGAATCTTGTATTTATAGAATTTACACGTAAATCAGATGGAACATTGGAAAAACTTTCCACAAAACATGTAGATACAGGAATGGGTTTGGAAAGATTATGTATGGTTCTACAAGGAAAAATTTCTAGTTATGAAACTGATATTTTTTATCCCATCATTAAAGATATAAAAGATTATTTAGGAAAAATTTATAATAAAGGAGACATATATCAAAATATGTCCATACAGATTATAGCAGATCATTTAAGAGCTATTGTTTTTTCTATTTCAGATGGGAAATTACCATCTAATAATGGAGCTGGTTATGTGATTAGAAAGATACTCCGAAGAGCCGTAATTTATAGTACCCGTTTTTTAAAAGAACCTTTTATTTACAAATTTGTAGATTCTTTAGTTAGAGAAATGAAAAGTTTTT
Coding sequences:
- a CDS encoding lysophospholipid acyltransferase family protein, which translates into the protein MNFYSYFFKKYLKKKQSTLFRDAFGNLHFIKRFLIFTFGCISYNRYNGFNKLHLEGTEYIKDLPDKKVLFVSNHQTYFADVFAMFHVFYSVKNGFVNSIKNPIYLLNPKVNLYYVAAKETMNQGFLTKLFTYSGGITVKRTWREKKKRINHSVDIISDMTRMGIALNDGWLITFPQGTTQAFAPGRRGIVHVIRKYCPIVVPIVIDGFQKAYDKKGIRIRNKGVLQKMKFKKPIQLDFKKETTDSIMEKIMDSIEQSQKYKKENL